A region from the Manihot esculenta cultivar AM560-2 chromosome 13, M.esculenta_v8, whole genome shotgun sequence genome encodes:
- the LOC110628981 gene encoding uncharacterized protein LOC110628981 — protein MEPLCEFCGVVRAVVYCKSDSARLCLNCDEFVHSANCLSQRHSRSLLCDKCNSQPAILRCLDDKLSFCQNCDWNNTNSCSSSGHHLQVLSCYTGRPSLAEFSRIWSFVLDASPSTITSYDPEGLGTTSLPSLQGNEDSMISCLKNKDNEGTFGLVNRKLNELEPWMRTSNVIPQDPNSLPCCRDQVSFLPEDPNMSKAGCSNFKELEIQDGEDLCQGLNMDDVALNFENGDDIFGCPQVQPRNQQGDIGKDCILMEKSLSVIESNGGRVDNTIEVTSSGQQDCITFQSPQVACSTSMIQAMYGSTSCLSMNPSSNRSINLGFPTTTGQIHPSISLSLSNITGESSAADYQDCGLSPVFLAKESPRELNLETSCPQAREKAKMRYKEKKKTRTFGKQIRYASRKALADTRKRVVKAGEAYDYDPFVNKYKLCLSHLLRCGREVSKVFIASRSISSIRFGDEDVKLIVKEESVKKMAYVSCLPIMREEVFIFVEIRSVTSWVDLWNPKRRISRALIGLKTVKTVWEALKDAYAQDSQEREFNLRQQLSYFRKDESKTITEHLRLFKEICDNLTTIGKTVPDNEKVFCLLTSLGPQFEDFTTTMLKPPRPTFTELISQLKSLEQRRTWFMSQSDASMGQISSHVAFYGNQQRQPNSSSSRRSNFTSQGRGFQAQQPRGQNQGRGNSTTQRRTPPSGHRRMTAEERELYKDEVCQYCGKPGHIAKICWWIPKSPQENLPQALAALTLDNGVVDADWIADSGASHHMTGPENGTNPTNRTKEA, from the exons CAGATTCTGCAAGGTTGTGTTTGAACTGTGATGAATTTGTACATTCTGCAAACTGTTTATCTCAAAGGCATTCTCGTTCACTTCTCTGTGATAAGTGCAATTCCCAGCCGGCAATTCTCCGGTGTTTAGATGACAAGTTGTCTTTTTGTCAAAACTGTGATTGGAATAATACAAATAGTTGTTCAAGCTCCGGCCACCATCTCCAAGTTTTGTCTTGTTACACCGGTCGACCTTCTTTGGCAGAATTTTCTAGGATTTGGTCTTTTGTTCTTGATGCTTCTCCTAGTACAATAACTAGTTATGATCCTGAAGGATTAGGAACGACGTCGCTTCCCTCTCTACAAGGAAATGAGGATTCCATGATTAGTTGTTTAAAGAACAAGGATAATGAAGGCACCTTTGGCTTGGTAAATAGAAAGTTGAATGAATTAGAACCTTGGATGAGGACCTCTAATGTCATTCCACAGGATCCAAATTCTCTTCCTTGTTGTAGAGACCAAGTGTCTTTCTTGCCTGAGGATCCAAACATGTCAAAG GCCGGTTGCTCCAATTTCAAAGAGCTTGAAATTCAAGATGGTGAAGATTTATGTCAAGGTCTCAACATGGATGATGTTGCATTGAACTTTGAGAATGGTGATGATATATTTGGATGCCCTCAAGTTCAACCCAGAAACCAGCAAGGGGATATTGGAAAGGATTGCATTTTAATGGAGAAAAGTTTATCGGTTATTGAATCTAATGGTGGTCGTGTTGACAATACCATAGAG GTAACCTCATCAGGACAACAAGACTGCATCACATTCCAATCACCTCAAGTTGCCTGTTCAACAAGTATGATACAGGCAATGTATGGTAGTACTAGTTGCTTGTCTATGAACCCGAGTTCCAACAGAAGTATTAATCTTGGATTTCCAACTACCACTGGACAAATTCACCCAAGCATATCTCTTTCACTATCCAATATCACTGGTGAGAGCAGTGCTGCTGATTATCAAGATTGTGGATTATCACCAGTGTTTTTGGCCAAAGAATCACCACGGGAATTGAATTTGGAAACAAGTTGTCCACAAGCAAGGGAAAAAGCTAAGATGAGAtacaaagaaaagaagaagacacGAAC ATTTGGTAAGCAAATCAGATATGCCTCTCGTAAGGCTTTGGCTGATACTAGAAAACGTGTTGTAAAAGCTGGTGAAGCATATGATTATGACCCATTtgtaaataaatacaaattatgCCTCTC CCATTTGTTGAGATGTGGACGAGAAGTTTCGAAGGTTTTTATTGCAAGCAGAAGCATCTCCTCCATAAGATTTGGTGATGAAGATGTAAAATTAATTGTGAAAGAAGAGTCGGTGAAGAAGATGGCATATGTGAGTTGTCTTCCCATCATGAGAGAAGAGGTATTTATATTTGTAG AAATCAGATCGGTTACTTCGTGGGTGGATTTATGGAACCCTAAGCGAAGAATCTCTAGGGCTCTTATCGGTCTGAAAACAGTAAAGACTGTTTGGGAAGCTCTGAAAGATGCTTATGCTCAAGACTCCCAAGAGAGAGAGTTTAATCTACGACAACAACTATCCTACTTTCGCAAAGATGAAAGTAAAACGATAACAGAACATCTGCGGCTTTTCAAAGAAATCTGCGATAACCTTACCACGATTGGGAAAACAGTTCCAGACAACGAAAAGGTATTCTGCCTTCTTACAAGTCTGGGGCCTCAGTTCGAAGATTTTACTACTACCATGCTTAAGCCTCCAAGACCGACTTTTACAGAACTGATCTCTCAGTTGAAGAGTTTAGAGCAACGAAGAACTTGGTTTATGAGTCAGTCTGATGCCTCTATGGGTCAAATTTCGTCCCACGTTGCATTCTATGGAAATCAACAAAGACAACCAAATTCCAGTTCCAGTCGGCGCTCAAATTTTACTTCTCAAGGACGAGGCTTCCAAGCGCAACAACCTCGTGGtcagaatcagggaagaggaaaCTCAACTACTCAACGTCGTACACCTCCCTCTGGGCACCGACGTATGACTGCAGAAGAACGTGAACTTTACAAAGATGAAGTTTGCCAATACTGTGGCAAACCTGGGCATATCGCCAAAATTTGCTGGTGGATTCCTAAATCACCTCAAGAAAATCTACCTCAAGCTCTTGCTGCACTTACTCTGGACAACGGAGTAGTAGATGCTGACTGGATTGCCGACTCAGGTGCGTCTCATCACATGACAG GACCGGAAAACGGGACAAATCCTACTAACAGGACCAAAGAAGCATAA